In Trichoderma breve strain T069 chromosome 4, whole genome shotgun sequence, the following proteins share a genomic window:
- a CDS encoding major facilitator superfamily domain-containing protein, whose translation MSAADLSPQRVRTSGSAEEIKIKETEHIEYERNELLARLTDPDEGKSEEEKQEIDRKLMWKVDLWLVPWLSLLYLLSFLDRTNIGNARLAHIEADLGMKGNNYNMILTIFFISYAVAEPVTNALLKRLTPRIFFTSIILTWGIIMTLMGLTTSYRGLLAARFFLGAAEAGLFPGVNYYLSCWYKSSEIGVRSAIFLSAAAIAGSFGGLLAAAITKMDGIGGKPGWAWIFIIEGLATVLVAKFLTPEERIRVQRRLIVDRQGYTADDFDKRYIYEAIRDWKTYGYTWIFIGCTIPLYAFSLFLPTIIAAMGHSGTRAQLLTVPPYVCAAVLTVLIGFFADKMKWRGYCSLAAATLGIVGFALLLGSSRPNIQYAGTFLGAMGIYPAIPNTLSWVSNNTEGSLKRAIVLGIVVGFGNLNGIVSSNIYLPAQKPRYPTGHGVVLASQIFFLLGGSVFMHFALRAENSRRHRNMGDKRPDFVYTL comes from the exons ATGTCAGCAGCCGACTTGTCACCTCAACGCGTTCGTACGTCGGGTTCAGCTGAAGAAATAAAGATCAAAGAGACTGAGCATATTGAATACGAGAGAAATGAGCTTCTAGCTCGCCTTACCGACCCAGATGAAGGGAAAagtgaagaggagaagcaggaaatT GACAGGAAGTTAATGTGGAAAGTTGATCTTTGGCTGGTTCCATGGTTATCTCTTCT GTACTTGCTGTCCTTCTTGGATCGTACGAATATCGGAAATGCCAGATTGGCTCATATTGAAGCCGATCTCGGCATGAAAG GAAACAACTACAACATGATATTGACgattttcttcatttcctATGCCGTCGCCGAACCCGTTACCAATGCCCTGCTTAAGCGCCTTACCCCTCGCATATTCTTCACGAGCATTATCTTAACATGGGGCATTATCATGACCTTAATGGGCCTTACAACATCATACAGAGGTCTTCTAGCCGCTCGATTCTTTCTTGGGGCGGCAGAGGCAGGATTATTTCCAG GGGTCAACTACTACCTTAGCTGTTGGTATAAGAGTTCAGAAATTGGCGTCAGGAGTGCCATTTTCCTCTCCGCTGCTGCAATTGCCGGCTCCTTTGGAGGCCTACTCGCGGCGGCCATTACCAAAATGGACGGAATTGGCGGTAAGCCAGGCTGGGCTTGGattttcatcattgaagGCCTTGCTACAGTGCTCGTCG CTAAATTCCTTACTCCCGAAGAACGTATCAGGGTACAACGTCGACTTATTGTGGACAGACAGGGATATACGGCCGATGATTTCGACAAACGTTACATCTACGAGGCTATTAGAGACTGGAAGACATATGGATATACTTGGATTTTTATCGGCTGCACCATTCCGCTTTATGCCTTTTCACTCTTTCTTCCGACCATTATCGCAGCTATGGGTCATTCAGGAACGCGCGCGCAGCTACTGACAGTTCCACCATATGTTTGCGCGGCGGTGCTTACGGTACTCATAGGCTTCTTCGCGGACAAAATGAAGTGGCGAGGGTATTGTAGTTTGGCCGCCGCCACTCTGGGTATTGTTGGATTTGCTTTATTGTTGGGCTCGTCACGACCAAACATTCAGTACGCTGGTACTTTTCTGGGAGCAATGGGTATCTACCCAGCCATCCCAAATACCCTTTCATGGGTATCCAACAATACTGAGGGCTCACTAAAGAGAGCTATAGTGTTGGGTATAGTCGTCGGTTTCGGGAATTTGAATGGGATAGTATCGTCCAATATCTATCTACCAGCCCAAAAACCTAGGTACCCGACTGGCCATGGGGTGGTTTTGGCATCacaaatcttcttcttgcttggaGGATCCGTTTTCATGCACTTTGCTTTGAGAGCTGAGAACTCTCGGCGGCATAGGAACATGG GTGATAAACGGCCTGACTTTGTGTATACTCTGTAG
- a CDS encoding cytochrome p450 domain-containing protein, whose translation MHPFTPFFVIAAIVAIAIRWMNKTDIPKIKNLPELPGVPLFGSLFLLGKYHARNCAKLAKTYGDVFQVRLGNRRFIYANSFDGVKELWIKNQAALISRPTFWTFHNVVSKTQGVYTLGTSPWNESVKRARKAAATALNRQAVQTYLPFIDLESTTSINELVQNIKNGYDVDPNGYFQRFSLNISLTLCYGIRIDGTVRDHTLNEVVQVERELGNIRGIAHNWQDYVPLLRLWPGFKTNAIKFRSRRDEYILDFYEQLKQRIAAGTDNPCIAGNVLKNPEAKLEDNELKSICLTMVAAGLDTLPGNINMTIAYLSSPHGQEIQDHMYEEILKAYPNEDPWDACLTEERCEFVVSFIKEVLRFWSTLNLSFNRQSIRDITYKGAVIPAGTPFLMNMWAANHDPKQFHHPMDFIPDRFVGVSEAGQGTQHYGYGAGTRMCAGAHLANRELYVIFIRLVLAFHIRETTHVKDRPILDTIECNSVPTSMVTQPKPFKVRFIPRNQQQLEKWIASSKEKTAYL comes from the exons ATGCATCCATTTACTCCGTTCTTCGTTATTGCGGCCATTGTAGCCATTGCTATTCGTTGGATGAACAAAACTGACATCcctaaaattaaaaacttgCCCGAGCTCCCTGGAGTGCCACTATTCGGTAGTCTGTTTCTCCTTGGAAAGTATCATGCACGAAACTGCGCCAAACTTGCCAAAACCTATGGAGACGTTTTCCAAGTTCGCCTCGGGAACCGA CGGTTTATATACGCCAACTCCTTTGATGGAGTTAAGGAGCTATGGATTAAAAATCAGGCTGCTCTGATCTCTCGACCAACCTTTTGGACTTTCCATAATGTGGTCTCAAAAACGCAAGGTGTCTACACACTTGGAACGTCACCATGGAACGAATCAGTAAAGCGAGCTCGGAAGGCTGCCGCGACGGCGCTCAACCGGCAAGCTGTCCAAACCTACCTCCCATTCATTGATCTGGAGTCTACTACTAGTATCAATGAGCTGGTACAGAATATCAAGAATGGTTATGATGTTGATCCCAATGGTTATTTCCAACGGTTCTCTCTTAACATCAGCCTTACACTGTGTTATGGCATACGAATCGACGGCACCGTTCGTGACCACACGTTAAATGAGGTCGTTCAAGTcgagagagagcttggaaATATCCGTGGGATTGCTCATAATTGGCAGGACTATGTACCGTTGCTACGATTATGGCCTGGCTTCAAAACTAATGCCATAAAGTTCCGCTCTAGAAGGGATGAGTACATTTTGGATTTCTATGAGCAACTGAAACAGCGAATTGCGGCTGGGACCGATAATCCCTGCATTGCTGGCAACGTTTTAAAAAATCCTGAAGCAAAGCTTGAAGACA ATGAATTGAAATCCATTTGCCTTACCATGGTCGCTGCCGGCCTGGATACTCTCCCGGGAAACATCAACATGACAATAGCTTACCTATCTTCCCCTCATGGCCAGGAAATACAAGATCACATGTATGAAGAAATCCTGAAAGCTTACCCGAACGAAGATCCTTGGGATGCTTGTTTGACTGAAGAACGGTGTGAGTTTGTGGTATCATTTATCAAG GAAGTACTTCGATTCTGGTCTACGCTCAATCTGTCCTTTAACCGACAGAGTATCAGAGATATTACGTACAAAGGAGCTGTTATTCCTGCTGGAACACCTTTCTTAATG AATATGTGGGCTGCAAATCATGATCCTAAACAATTTCATCACCCTATGGACTTCATCCCCGATCGCTTTGTTGGGGTCTCTGAAGCTGGGCAGGGCACACAGCATTACGGATATGGTGCTGGTACTCGGATGTGTGCAGGTGCTCACTTGGCTAATCGCGAGCTTtacgtcatcttcatccgtTTGGTACTAGCATTCCATATTCGTGAGACTACACACGTAAAGGATAGGCCGATCTTGGATACCATCGAATGTAACTCTGTGCCTACAAGCATGGTGACTCAGCCGAAGCCATTCAAGGTGAGGTTTATTCCTCGAAATCAACAGCAATTAGAAAAATGGATTGCAAGCAGTAAAGAGAAGACTGCATACCTTTGA
- a CDS encoding d-isomer specific 2-hydroxyacid dehydrogenase, NAD binding domain-containing protein, which yields MAHRIQVAILDDYQGIAEPIFRQVMPEIEIRTFSDTIQLSTPEDSDALVHRLQPYNVISTMRERTPFPKEIIKRLPKLDLLLTTGMKNSAIDLAACTEQGIAVVGAKGLGKDTKETPPTSLDSTLEHCWALILGLARNISRDDLGVKTGHWETSHATGLRGKTLGLLGFGTLGARVAFVADEKAASFSLPPGSFKVAGTKEELLQNSDVLSIHYVLSERSRNILGSSELALMKPSAILINTSRSALVNEQALLDTLLQGKIRGAALDVHNVEPLPQNSPWRVTSWGTEGRSQLLLSPHMGYVEEGVMTRWYQDSAMNLKTWAEGKDLLTKLN from the exons ATGGCTCACAGAATTCAAGTTGCCATTCTAGATGACTATCAAGGCATCGCAGAGCCAATATTTCGTCAAGTAATGCCAGAAATTGAAATACGCACGTTTTCTGACACCATCCAACTCTCTACTCCCGAAGACAGCGATGCCCTTGTGCATCGGCTTCAGCCCTACAATGTCATCAGCACGATGCGCGAACGAACGCCCTTCCCGAAAGAAATTATAAAGCGTCTTCCTAAACTAGACCTACTTCTTACTACGGGAATGAAGAACTCCGCCATTGACTTGGCTGCCTGCACTGAGCAGGGGattgctgttgttggtgcGAAGGGTCTTGGTAAAGACACGAAAGAAACCCCACCGACATCTCTTGATTCAACCCTCGAGCATTGTTGGGCCTTGATCCTAGGCCTCGCTCGAAACATCTCTCGAGATGATTTAGGCGTCAAAACGGGACACTGGGAAACATCTCACGCCACAGGACTTCGCGGTAAGACGCTCGGTCTGCTGGGATTTGGTACCTTGGGCGCGAGAGTCGCTTTC GTTGCTGATGAAAAGGCTGCAAGCTTTAGCCTACCTCCAGGGTCATTCAAAGTTGCTGGAACCAAAGAGGAGCTACTGCAAAACTCTGATGTTTTAAGCATCCACTATGTTCTATCCGAACGCAGTAGGAATATCTTAGGATCGAGTGAACTAGCTCTTATGAAGCCTTCAGCGATCTTGATCAACACGTCTAGAAGTGCTCTCGTCAATGAACAAGCTTTATTGGATACCTTATTGCAGGGCAAGATTAGAGGGGCTGCGCTGGATGTTCACAACGTCGAACCACTGCCACAGAACTCCCCTTGGAGGGTAACCTCTTGGGGTACTGAAGGACGGAGCCAATTGCTTCTTAGTCCACATATGGGCTATGTGGAAGAGGGAGTTATGACGCGCTGGTACCAAGATTCGGCAATGAATTTGAAGACATGGGCTGAGGGAAAAGATCTTCTCACTAAACTCAATTAG
- a CDS encoding nmrA-like family domain-containing protein has product MTKIATVVGATGNQGAAVIDALKKHGGYKIRGLTRRPESDAAAALKNQGVEVVRADVNDYASLVSAFAGSHFIFGVTDFFEIFATSKDADKAMDTEIQQGKNLANAAEATPTLEHYVWSNLPGALVKSGGKMKVPHYDSKDIVAQYIRTKNDLLSKTTFMLIGWYSLNFTFPYFRPTLLESAGKYVLVGNFNPSKINYPTIGDIKKNLVPFIGATLDKPEMKKGAMVVASIGTFNVLDMLQKFARARGKEFEFIETSSETYYKLYPLWAEEGSLMMQYMQALGDQAWTDATYPMVLSDELDIDTTSFVSLDDSLDALEI; this is encoded by the coding sequence ATGACCAAAATTGCAACTGTTGTGGGGGCGACTGGCAACCAAGGAGCGGCTGTTATTGATGCCCTGAAGAAACATGGAGGTTACAAAATCCGCGGACTTACACGACGGCCCGAAAGCGAtgccgctgcagctctcaAGAACCAAGGCGTAGAAGTTGTCAGGGCAGATGTTAACGACTATGCCTCCCTGGTGTCTGCCTTTGCCGGATCccacttcatcttcggtgTTACGGATTTCTTTGAGATTTTTGCAACATCTAAAGATGCAGACAAAGCCATGGATACTGAGATACAACAGGGCAAGAATCTAGCAAATGCTGCGGAGGCCACGCCGACTCTTGAGCATTACGTCTGGAGCAATCTTCCAGGAGCATTGGTCAAAAGCGGAGGAAAAATGAAGGTACCCCACTACGACAGCAAAGACATTGTGGCTCAATATATCCGAACAAAAAATGATCTGCTTTCTAAGACAACGTTTATGCTGATTGGATGGTATTCGTTAAACTTTACCTTTCCCTACTTCAGGCCAACACTGCTAGAGAGTGCTGGGAAATATGTTCTTGTTGGGAATTTTAACCCGTCAAAGATCAATTACCCAACCATTGGAGACATCAAGAAAAACTTGGTGCCTTTTATTGGGGCTACACTGGACAAGcctgagatgaagaaaggggCGATGGTGGTGGCATCTATTGGGACATTCAACGTACTTGATATGCTGCAAAAGTTCGCACGTGCACGTGGCAAAGAGTTCGAATTTATTGAGACCAGCAGTGAGACGTACTACAAGCTGTACCCTCTATGGGCGGAGGAAGGAAGCCTAATGATGCAGTATATGCAGGCGTTAGGAGACCAAGCATGGACGGACGCGACGTATCCGATGGTACTTTCGGATGAGTTGGACATTGATACTACTTCATTTGTATCCCTTGATGACTCACTGGACGCGCTGGAGATATAA